The Streptomyces sp. NBC_00569 genomic sequence TCTCGGTGCCACTCTCGCTGCCCCCCTTCGACAACAGCTCGATGGACGGGTACGCGGTCAGGGCCGCCGATGTGGCGGGCGCGAGCGAGGACTTCCCCGCGGTGCTCACGGTCGTGGGGGACGTCGCCGCCGGCCAGGCCGGGCTGCTCCGCGTCGGGCCCGGCCAGGCCGCCCGCATCATGACCGGCGCCCCGCTCCCGCCCGGCGCCGAGGCCGTCGTCCCCGTCGAGTGGACCGACGGCGGCCTGGGCGAGGGCCCGGTCTCCGGGATGCGCGCCCACAGCGCCGCCCCCGAGGGCGCATCCGGCGAGGTCCGTGTGCACCGCCCCGCCGAAGCACGCGCGCACGTGCGCGCCAAGGGCAGCGACGTGAAGACGGGCGACCGCGCCCTGGAGGCCGGCACGGTCCTCGGCCCGCCGCAGATCGCCCTCCTCGCCGCGATCGGCCGCGGCACCGTACGCGTGCGCCCGCGCCCGCGCGTCGTCGTCATGTCCACCGGCAGCGAACTCGTCCAGCCGGGCGAGGAGTTGGCCGAGGGCCAGATCTTCGACTCCAACAGCTTCGCCCTCACCGCCGCCGCCCGCGACGCCGGAGCGATCGCCTACCGCGTCGGAGCGGTCGCCGACGACGCGGAGACGCTGCGCTCCACCATCGAGGACCAGCTGATCCGCGCCGACCTCATCGTCACCACGGGCGGAGTCAGCGTCGGAGCGTACGACGTCGTGAAGGAGGCGCTGACCTCCGTCGGCGACTCCGAGGACGAGACCGGCATCGGAGCCGGCAGCGGCGTCGAGTTCCGCAAGCTCGCCATGCAGCCGGGCAAGCCCCAGGGCTTCGGCACCATCGGCCCCGAGCACACCCCGCTGCTCGCCCTGCCGGGCAACCCCGTCTCCTCATACGTCTCCTTCGAGCTGTTCGTACGCCCCGCGGTGCGCACCCTCATGGGCCTGCCCGCCGCGGACGTCCACCGGCCGTCGGCCCGGGCGGTCCTGAAGTCGGCCAAGGCGCTCAGTTCGCCCGCGGGACGACGCCAGTTCCTGCGGGGGACGTACGACGCCGAGGCCGGGACCGTCACCCCGGTAGGGGGCGCCGGATCCCACCTCGTCGCCGCGCTCGCCCACGCGGACGCGCTGATCGTCCTGCCCGAGAAGACCACGTCGGCCGAGCCCGGAGCGGAAGTGGACGTGGTCCTCCTCGGCTGAGCGCCCCGTCCGCGCGATACCGTGTCGCGCACAACAGGCCGCGCGCCGC encodes the following:
- the glp gene encoding molybdotransferase-like divisome protein Glp, whose translation is MSSTTTHVTGQQHVWSVAEHLEDILATVRPLEPIELQLLDAQGCVLVEDVSVPLSLPPFDNSSMDGYAVRAADVAGASEDFPAVLTVVGDVAAGQAGLLRVGPGQAARIMTGAPLPPGAEAVVPVEWTDGGLGEGPVSGMRAHSAAPEGASGEVRVHRPAEARAHVRAKGSDVKTGDRALEAGTVLGPPQIALLAAIGRGTVRVRPRPRVVVMSTGSELVQPGEELAEGQIFDSNSFALTAAARDAGAIAYRVGAVADDAETLRSTIEDQLIRADLIVTTGGVSVGAYDVVKEALTSVGDSEDETGIGAGSGVEFRKLAMQPGKPQGFGTIGPEHTPLLALPGNPVSSYVSFELFVRPAVRTLMGLPAADVHRPSARAVLKSAKALSSPAGRRQFLRGTYDAEAGTVTPVGGAGSHLVAALAHADALIVLPEKTTSAEPGAEVDVVLLG